From Algoriphagus sp. NG3, the proteins below share one genomic window:
- a CDS encoding FecR family protein has protein sequence MNFNPSDETDFLKNPLFMKWMASPNAELDRYWQDWASENADKKETMFRAIELSKSMVLKNNYRMEEGDFNQMRNRLLEFNAKWESQTPPSLYSDRYKKKFAWLWPVAASVLLAGFLFFNYMGSTDEESIKVSETQMWLSKSVPKGVKKIFHLPDGSTVMLNSDSEIKYPVSFENERIVELIGQAFFEVQKNENLPFTVVSGELKTEVLGTSFDVSAYPDESKMHVAVVTGKVMVNTASGVSTTILPAEATYYDTDTQSLKKGGYDYNHLVGWRHRILKFQEESYQHVFDRLSKWYNVSFEFASGEIPKGKYSGEFQNESLENVLNGMKYSLGISYELKDGIVKIRNK, from the coding sequence ATGAATTTTAATCCTTCGGATGAAACGGATTTTTTGAAGAATCCACTTTTCATGAAATGGATGGCAAGTCCCAATGCCGAGCTGGATCGCTATTGGCAAGATTGGGCGAGCGAAAATGCGGATAAAAAAGAGACCATGTTTCGGGCGATTGAGCTTTCTAAATCCATGGTTTTGAAAAACAACTATCGCATGGAAGAAGGGGATTTTAATCAAATGCGTAATAGGCTGCTGGAGTTTAATGCTAAGTGGGAAAGCCAAACCCCTCCAAGCTTGTACTCCGATCGGTACAAAAAGAAGTTTGCTTGGCTCTGGCCTGTAGCAGCTTCTGTTCTACTAGCGGGTTTTCTGTTTTTTAATTACATGGGGTCAACTGATGAGGAGTCTATAAAAGTATCCGAAACCCAGATGTGGCTTAGCAAATCTGTTCCCAAAGGAGTGAAGAAAATCTTCCACCTACCAGACGGATCCACGGTTATGCTCAATTCTGACAGTGAAATAAAGTATCCTGTCTCCTTCGAAAATGAGCGGATAGTGGAACTTATAGGACAGGCATTTTTTGAAGTTCAAAAGAACGAGAATCTCCCTTTTACGGTAGTGAGCGGGGAATTGAAGACTGAGGTGCTGGGAACTTCATTTGATGTGAGTGCCTATCCAGATGAGTCAAAAATGCATGTGGCTGTGGTCACAGGGAAAGTAATGGTCAATACCGCTTCAGGAGTATCTACCACTATACTGCCAGCGGAAGCGACTTATTACGACACAGATACCCAGTCCCTGAAGAAGGGTGGATACGATTACAACCATTTGGTAGGTTGGAGGCACCGCATCCTCAAGTTTCAGGAAGAGAGCTACCAGCATGTGTTTGACCGTCTTTCCAAATGGTACAACGTAAGTTTTGAGTTTGCCTCGGGGGAAATTCCTAAAGGCAAATACAGTGGGGAGTTTCAGAATGAAAGCCTGGAAAATGTACTTAACGGGATGAAATACTCCCTAGGAATTTCTTATGAGCTAAAGGATGGAATAGTGAAGATCAGAAATAAATAA
- a CDS encoding SusE domain-containing protein, giving the protein MKNFLYKTLGVAAVLISLFSCQEDAELHTEVTPVNALYSPENNAFMNLGAQSSAIFEWEAAKAADNGVVLYDVIFDTEQGDFSDPVYLLPSDGRGLQRRLTLPFSELNKIAQMAGIQPDAVGKLQWSVQSSKGVNVQPLMDIRIIEVARPAGFPAPDELYLLGSATEAGESLSDAILMKKTSTNTFEAYTSLNEGAYHFVSRNTGEPDIFFIDGDKLRADGETEYSGDQKVYRIRVDFSNGTTEITEVSKVELWFAPNDVFLTDLPYESNGTWSVTDFPIEFRQESWGRDERYKFRFTTKDVEGNEMEEWFGSTNGDNQRPTESTGPAYWYMVPVSNDRWNNSYKFATEVDNANADISVIFNAEVSNYTHVVSVD; this is encoded by the coding sequence ATGAAAAATTTCCTATATAAAACACTTGGTGTAGCGGCAGTTTTGATATCTCTGTTTTCCTGTCAGGAAGATGCAGAGCTACACACTGAAGTCACGCCTGTAAATGCACTTTACTCACCGGAAAACAATGCCTTCATGAACCTCGGGGCGCAGAGTTCTGCGATTTTCGAATGGGAGGCCGCCAAAGCAGCCGACAATGGGGTAGTGCTGTATGATGTGATATTTGATACAGAACAGGGGGATTTCTCGGATCCTGTTTATCTTCTGCCATCTGATGGAAGAGGACTGCAGCGCAGACTTACCCTTCCTTTTTCAGAACTGAATAAAATAGCCCAAATGGCCGGAATTCAGCCTGATGCTGTAGGAAAACTTCAATGGTCAGTACAATCTTCCAAAGGAGTAAACGTGCAACCCTTAATGGATATCAGAATCATAGAAGTAGCCCGTCCTGCAGGCTTTCCTGCTCCTGATGAATTGTATCTGCTAGGTTCTGCGACAGAAGCAGGGGAGTCGCTTTCAGATGCTATACTGATGAAAAAAACCAGCACAAATACCTTTGAAGCCTACACCTCACTGAACGAAGGGGCATATCATTTTGTCTCAAGAAATACCGGAGAACCGGATATCTTTTTCATTGACGGGGACAAGCTGAGAGCTGATGGGGAAACTGAGTATTCCGGGGATCAAAAAGTGTATAGAATCAGGGTGGATTTTTCTAATGGTACTACTGAGATCACAGAGGTAAGCAAAGTGGAATTATGGTTTGCTCCTAATGATGTATTCCTGACGGATCTTCCTTATGAATCGAATGGGACTTGGTCCGTTACGGATTTTCCTATTGAATTCAGACAGGAAAGCTGGGGACGTGACGAGCGCTATAAATTCAGATTTACAACGAAGGATGTAGAAGGAAATGAAATGGAAGAATGGTTTGGAAGTACCAACGGAGATAATCAGCGCCCTACAGAATCCACCGGGCCTGCTTACTGGTACATGGTTCCGGTGTCAAACGACAGATGGAATAACAGCTATAAGTTTGCAACCGAAGTGGATAATGCCAATGCGGATATCAGTGTCATCTTTAATGCCGAGGTGTCAAATTATACGCATGTAGTCTCAGTGGATTAA
- a CDS encoding sigma-70 family RNA polymerase sigma factor has translation MNSQTDLNGFLPKENKNPQGDHTSENGSQSSDSVIWIEFLQGSEQALGKLFELYAHKLFNYGKQFTTDSGIINDAVQDVFYQLIKNKTKLGAAQSVKHYLFSCFRRRLVRLLKQHKKLVFDENLGLAGNFQLSVSPDYHGINTFLTLDQKQILEDACNKLPVRQREILALYFFEGLTYLEIADVMEFSQVKSARKLLYRALSGLGELLGKHRDVLRVLQIFMV, from the coding sequence ATGAATTCCCAAACTGATCTAAATGGATTTTTACCTAAGGAGAATAAAAATCCTCAAGGAGATCATACGTCAGAAAATGGCAGCCAATCTTCCGATTCGGTTATCTGGATAGAATTTTTGCAGGGAAGTGAGCAGGCGCTGGGTAAATTGTTTGAGCTGTATGCCCACAAACTCTTTAATTATGGCAAGCAGTTTACCACGGATTCCGGGATCATCAATGATGCGGTGCAGGATGTGTTTTACCAGCTGATCAAGAACAAAACAAAGCTCGGTGCTGCTCAATCTGTTAAACATTACCTGTTTTCATGTTTTAGAAGAAGGTTAGTGAGGCTGCTCAAGCAGCATAAAAAACTTGTTTTCGACGAGAACTTGGGATTGGCAGGAAACTTTCAGCTGAGTGTGTCTCCCGATTACCATGGGATAAATACCTTTCTTACCTTGGATCAAAAGCAGATCTTGGAAGATGCCTGTAATAAACTACCTGTCAGACAGCGGGAAATATTGGCACTCTACTTTTTTGAAGGGTTGACTTATCTGGAGATTGCAGATGTCATGGAGTTTTCTCAAGTCAAATCTGCCAGAAAACTCCTGTACCGTGCCCTAAGCGGATTGGGTGAACTTCTCGGTAAACACCGGGATGTTTTAAGGGTACTTCAGATTTTTATGGTATAA
- a CDS encoding TonB-dependent receptor, with the protein MKHKLQMMRGKLFIRYLLCLFFMAGGFSGGIQISAGQQNDLKDVILSISLKDASVEKLLKTIENKTEFRFAYDLGLIQSSPKVSMDAQNQNLLAILEELSSKSSLSFKQINTTIHVSKTAVAVVQSAPKKPVTFIQLTGVVTDETGEPLPGASVTVEGQSGVGTVTDLDGNYALEATEGDVLIFSFLGYETQKITVGSQSIINVTMGVNLSTLEEVIVVGYGTRKKVSLVGAVDQVGQEAFEGRPVATMSQALQGVSANLIVQQRNSEPGAGVNLNIRGISTLGDNSPLVVIDGVIGGDINLLNPSDIESVSVLKDAGSAAIYGSRANNGVVLITTKQGQKNSRPVVTYNGLVGVNTPQFFTAPVHGYQNAMLRNEAAFNAGRSEAIFSPEEIRQIQQNGDTEWFAKEIFDNALQQNHNLTVSGGGENSTYLISAGYTDQQNNYVGPAKGYKRFNYRMNLTNEFGRFKLSSRLAYTRRLITDHSSSSGTLMADANRVPLYYTQKDSLGRYLTNDVLQEFNPLGILEQGGFRQHIDDNVFGNLNGEFRLTDHLKVRGVFGFNMFSNNQYGRVIQVDFYPRGVYGGNRNTNDENRKGMDLNTQVMLDYSKVFSDVHEVSFLIGGANENHTDRGIGIYKTFTDPDLGTPVTETVISPDSYNSNQSSSENSLYSVFGAFNYDYSKKYFAELSFRYDGSSKFRERKRWGFFPSASVGYRLSEESFMSGYKERFGDFKIRSSYGVLGNQNVGNYQYQTTFFTFQNAYGFNNSPVGGTGFNYANPNIQWERAATFNIGADLDFMDGALTLSLDYFDKVTSDILVPPAVPGVFGTSLPDFNSGKVSNKGWEITTTYRHRGQLFNHSFTFNLGDSRNVVLDFQGEERLTGLEELQVLLKEGYPFNSYVGLKRDGYFQNLDEVEAGPKPEGLNVQPGDNRYVDVDGNGIINDDDNYVFGNPFPRMTFGFTYNVKVKGFDLNLFAQGVGRRTMMIRGESVEPFHFNYGMTMYTHQLDYWTPQNPDARYPILAENGSQSNTNNFRRGSDMYLFDGAYLRLKNIQLGYTLPQALAQRVGMQTCRAYVSGQNLFTLSKVDFVDPELSEFDNSMRSGGANSARAYPTMVYYGFGLDITF; encoded by the coding sequence ATGAAACACAAATTACAAATGATGAGGGGGAAGCTGTTTATCCGGTATCTACTCTGCTTATTTTTTATGGCAGGGGGTTTTTCCGGAGGAATTCAGATTTCCGCAGGTCAGCAGAATGACCTAAAAGATGTTATTTTAAGTATCAGCCTGAAGGATGCCTCTGTGGAGAAGCTGTTAAAGACCATAGAGAATAAAACCGAATTCAGGTTTGCTTACGATCTTGGACTGATCCAGAGCAGTCCCAAGGTATCCATGGATGCCCAGAATCAAAATCTGCTGGCTATTCTGGAGGAACTTTCCTCTAAATCAAGCTTGTCATTCAAGCAAATCAATACAACTATCCATGTCTCTAAAACCGCAGTGGCGGTAGTCCAGTCTGCACCTAAAAAACCTGTGACTTTTATACAGTTGACAGGGGTGGTTACAGATGAAACAGGAGAGCCTCTTCCGGGAGCCTCAGTGACGGTGGAGGGTCAATCAGGAGTAGGAACTGTCACGGATCTGGACGGAAACTATGCGCTTGAGGCAACAGAAGGCGATGTCCTGATATTTTCTTTTTTGGGCTATGAAACCCAAAAAATCACTGTGGGCTCCCAGAGTATAATCAACGTTACTATGGGTGTAAACCTTTCCACATTGGAAGAGGTGATCGTAGTAGGTTATGGGACGCGCAAAAAGGTCAGCCTGGTCGGAGCTGTGGATCAGGTAGGCCAGGAGGCTTTTGAAGGTAGGCCTGTGGCTACCATGAGCCAGGCTTTGCAGGGTGTATCTGCCAACCTGATTGTGCAGCAGCGTAATTCTGAACCTGGGGCGGGTGTAAACCTCAATATCAGGGGTATCAGTACACTTGGCGATAATTCCCCCTTGGTGGTAATTGACGGAGTAATAGGAGGTGATATCAACCTGCTGAATCCCTCGGATATAGAAAGCGTCTCTGTACTGAAAGATGCCGGTAGTGCCGCCATATATGGTTCCAGGGCAAACAATGGCGTGGTACTGATCACTACCAAGCAAGGTCAAAAGAACTCCCGTCCGGTGGTGACCTATAATGGGTTGGTAGGAGTAAATACGCCACAGTTTTTTACTGCTCCAGTTCATGGATATCAAAATGCCATGCTCCGCAATGAAGCCGCGTTCAATGCTGGCAGAAGTGAGGCTATATTCAGCCCGGAAGAAATCCGTCAGATCCAGCAAAATGGGGATACCGAATGGTTTGCCAAGGAAATTTTTGACAATGCCCTACAGCAAAACCATAATCTTACAGTCTCCGGAGGGGGTGAAAACAGCACTTATTTGATATCCGCCGGCTACACTGACCAGCAAAACAATTATGTGGGACCAGCAAAAGGCTACAAGCGATTCAATTATAGAATGAACCTCACCAATGAATTTGGAAGGTTTAAACTGAGTTCCAGACTGGCCTATACCCGAAGATTGATCACAGATCATTCCTCTTCGAGTGGCACTTTGATGGCTGATGCGAACAGGGTTCCTCTATATTATACCCAAAAAGACTCTTTGGGAAGATACCTGACCAATGATGTTTTACAGGAGTTTAATCCATTGGGCATCTTGGAGCAGGGTGGTTTCAGACAACATATTGATGATAATGTGTTTGGTAATCTTAACGGCGAATTCCGTCTTACCGACCATTTGAAAGTTAGGGGTGTATTTGGCTTCAATATGTTCTCCAACAATCAATATGGTCGTGTAATCCAGGTGGATTTCTATCCAAGAGGTGTGTACGGCGGTAACCGCAATACAAATGATGAAAATCGAAAAGGGATGGATCTCAATACCCAGGTCATGCTTGACTATTCCAAAGTGTTCTCTGATGTCCATGAAGTGAGTTTCCTCATCGGGGGAGCCAATGAGAATCATACGGATAGAGGTATAGGTATCTATAAGACTTTTACTGATCCTGATTTGGGAACTCCCGTGACAGAGACAGTTATCAGCCCGGATTCGTACAACTCCAACCAAAGTTCTTCTGAAAACAGTCTTTATTCTGTCTTCGGCGCTTTCAATTACGACTATAGTAAAAAGTATTTTGCTGAGCTCAGCTTTCGGTACGATGGCTCGTCCAAATTCAGGGAAAGAAAAAGGTGGGGTTTCTTCCCTTCAGCATCCGTAGGGTATAGGCTTTCTGAGGAATCATTTATGAGTGGTTATAAAGAAAGATTTGGAGATTTTAAGATCCGGTCTTCTTACGGAGTGCTGGGCAATCAGAATGTGGGCAATTACCAGTATCAGACCACCTTCTTTACCTTCCAGAATGCTTATGGATTTAACAATTCACCAGTGGGTGGCACAGGATTCAATTATGCCAATCCAAATATCCAATGGGAGAGAGCCGCTACTTTCAATATAGGCGCAGACCTTGACTTTATGGACGGGGCTTTGACTTTAAGCTTGGATTACTTCGATAAAGTTACATCCGATATCCTTGTTCCACCAGCTGTTCCCGGAGTATTCGGCACTTCTCTGCCGGACTTCAACAGTGGAAAAGTGAGTAACAAAGGTTGGGAAATTACAACCACTTACAGGCATAGAGGACAACTGTTCAACCATTCCTTCACTTTTAATCTCGGCGATTCCAGGAATGTAGTGCTGGATTTTCAGGGAGAGGAGCGTCTGACAGGTTTGGAGGAATTGCAGGTGCTGCTGAAAGAGGGCTATCCCTTTAATTCCTATGTGGGCTTAAAGCGTGATGGGTATTTCCAAAATCTGGATGAAGTAGAGGCTGGGCCAAAGCCGGAAGGATTGAACGTGCAACCCGGTGATAATAGGTATGTGGATGTGGACGGAAATGGCATTATCAACGATGATGACAATTACGTCTTTGGCAACCCATTCCCTCGAATGACTTTCGGTTTTACCTATAATGTAAAGGTGAAAGGCTTTGACCTGAATCTTTTTGCGCAGGGGGTAGGACGTAGAACCATGATGATCCGAGGAGAAAGCGTAGAGCCTTTCCATTTCAATTACGGGATGACCATGTACACCCATCAACTGGACTATTGGACTCCTCAAAATCCTGATGCCCGATACCCTATTTTGGCGGAGAATGGCAGCCAGTCCAACACCAACAACTTCCGAAGGGGCTCAGACATGTACCTTTTTGATGGGGCTTACCTCCGCCTGAAAAATATACAGCTGGGATATACCTTGCCTCAGGCTCTGGCACAACGAGTGGGCATGCAAACCTGCCGTGCCTATGTATCGGGACAGAATCTGTTCACTTTATCCAAAGTGGATTTTGTGGATCCTGAATTGTCAGAATTTGACAACAGTATGAGAAGTGGTGGTGCGAATAGTGCCAGGGCGTACCCGACCATGGTGTATTACGGATTTGGCTTGGATATCACCTTTTAA
- a CDS encoding helix-turn-helix domain-containing protein, with the protein MPELTPQEKEFLNQLIAQIRLHIAEEDFGVAELAGEMNMSRSNLLRKVKKITNLSVSQFINQLRLERAMELLRNGSGNVSEVSHQVGFNSPSYFIKCFREFYGYPPGEVGKHPESVVEEGQGKPVVNQASRKWILASLGIVLLVVMGAIWMSRDYFAEKLTREKSIVVLPFKNDSADSSNVYLINGLMEATLNNLQKIKDLRVLSRTSAEKYRGSNKSIPEMADELNVNYLVEGSGQKVGDKIVLNIQLIDGTKDRHLWSKQYRREVSDIFALQQEISKDIAKEIQAVITPEEKSRIEKEPTDNLKAYDSFMKGLELLNKGGDGNLLESVRFFEEAIQEDNKFALAYACAGMAFYYYDIFRAEKAHLDQLGAYADNAMLYDPSLGESLIAKAMYYLLKKEYSQALPFLEKGLEYRPNSSLIIGLLADFYANHLPDTEKYLEYALKGVQLDAGSSDSVATSYFYLRLGNALIQTGFVEESSHYIDKSLDYFSGNLYSRYVKAFISYAQDSDLGHTRQLLKIEFDKDTSRFDILQDLGKVSYYLRDYDSAYYYYERFNRFREQNNLNVYVHENMLIGVVYEQVGKMGEGRKFIESYRDYLDRDQTIYKNLGLTMYYAHEGDFKKALEHFRLFGKEDNIQYWIILFLNKDPMADKLKNHPEFKEIWEGVEEKFWRHNTETRARLEEQGLM; encoded by the coding sequence AGCTCAGATTCGGTTGCATATCGCTGAGGAAGATTTTGGGGTGGCTGAGTTGGCAGGGGAAATGAATATGAGTAGATCCAATCTGCTGAGGAAAGTGAAGAAGATTACCAATCTTTCAGTCAGCCAATTTATCAATCAGCTCCGTCTGGAGCGGGCAATGGAACTTCTTCGTAATGGTTCTGGAAACGTCTCTGAGGTTTCTCATCAAGTAGGCTTCAACAGTCCTTCTTATTTTATCAAATGCTTCCGGGAGTTCTACGGTTATCCTCCCGGTGAAGTAGGCAAACACCCTGAATCTGTGGTAGAGGAAGGTCAAGGAAAGCCAGTTGTCAACCAGGCTAGCCGGAAATGGATCCTGGCATCGCTTGGGATTGTCCTGTTGGTGGTGATGGGGGCAATCTGGATGAGCCGGGATTATTTTGCCGAAAAACTCACAAGGGAAAAGTCCATCGTAGTACTGCCTTTCAAAAATGACAGTGCAGATTCCTCCAATGTTTACCTTATCAACGGGCTGATGGAGGCCACGCTGAATAATCTGCAGAAGATCAAAGACCTCAGAGTACTGAGCAGGACTTCCGCTGAAAAGTATAGGGGGAGCAATAAATCCATCCCGGAGATGGCTGATGAGTTGAATGTCAATTATTTGGTGGAGGGAAGCGGACAGAAAGTTGGAGATAAAATAGTCTTGAATATCCAGTTAATTGATGGCACTAAGGATCGCCATCTTTGGAGTAAGCAGTATAGGAGAGAGGTGAGTGATATTTTTGCCCTGCAACAGGAAATATCCAAAGATATAGCCAAAGAAATCCAGGCGGTCATCACTCCTGAAGAGAAATCCAGGATTGAAAAGGAACCTACAGACAATCTAAAAGCCTATGACTCCTTTATGAAGGGATTGGAACTGTTGAATAAAGGAGGAGATGGAAATTTGCTGGAATCCGTGCGGTTTTTTGAAGAAGCAATCCAAGAAGACAACAAATTTGCCTTAGCCTATGCCTGTGCCGGAATGGCATTTTATTACTATGATATATTCAGAGCCGAAAAAGCCCATCTAGATCAGTTGGGAGCCTATGCGGACAACGCTATGCTGTACGATCCTTCCTTAGGAGAAAGCCTCATTGCCAAAGCCATGTATTACCTTCTGAAAAAGGAATATAGTCAGGCCTTGCCGTTTCTTGAAAAAGGATTGGAATACAGACCCAATTCTTCTTTGATCATCGGACTGCTTGCTGACTTTTATGCCAATCACCTTCCCGATACCGAAAAGTACTTGGAGTATGCCCTAAAAGGAGTACAGCTAGATGCTGGATCTAGTGATTCTGTGGCTACCAGTTACTTTTATTTAAGATTGGGCAATGCCTTGATCCAAACAGGTTTTGTGGAGGAATCCAGTCATTACATTGACAAATCACTGGATTATTTCTCGGGAAACTTGTATTCCCGTTATGTCAAAGCCTTTATCAGCTATGCCCAAGATTCTGATTTGGGGCATACCCGGCAATTATTGAAAATCGAATTTGACAAAGATACCTCCCGCTTTGATATTCTCCAGGATCTGGGTAAAGTCAGCTATTACCTAAGAGACTACGATTCTGCCTATTACTATTATGAGCGGTTCAACAGGTTCAGGGAGCAGAATAACCTGAATGTGTATGTACACGAAAATATGCTTATCGGTGTGGTATATGAGCAAGTCGGCAAAATGGGGGAGGGCCGGAAATTCATCGAAAGCTATAGAGACTACCTGGATAGGGATCAGACAATCTACAAAAACCTGGGCTTGACTATGTACTATGCCCATGAAGGCGATTTTAAAAAAGCACTGGAACATTTTCGACTGTTTGGCAAAGAGGATAACATCCAGTATTGGATAATCTTATTTTTGAATAAAGATCCTATGGCAGACAAGCTCAAAAACCATCCTGAGTTCAAGGAAATATGGGAAGGTGTAGAAGAGAAATTCTGGCGCCATAATACTGAAACCAGAGCCCGTTTGGAAGAGCAGGGATTAATGTAA
- a CDS encoding RagB/SusD family nutrient uptake outer membrane protein — translation MTIFKKYIIILTAFSALCWTGCKELDLAPENTFTDLTYWDSEAKAQSVLNTAYSQLYGSSRFFYNEGASDNAYNGRGDTEGAASLAAGTYDPSLGRLQGEWNSNYTGIKTCNILLENIDRVPDMDEGNKARMMAEARFIRAFLHFQLMTWFGDVPLLSRDITIEEAQEVIRTPKAEVLGFILDELEQISLTLPTRQDLPDSERGRITAGAAMALKARVHLYEGQWQEVVQATENLINGNAFGSYGLFPSYEGLFLPENEYSQEDILSLQYVPQFRTWGQFFDMAPLSAGARLNALAPTQELVDSYMTSEGLAIGHPDSGYDEENPYVNRDPRLTATVVYHEYEWEENGTTRTIYIKPGTDPDSSAPDEYVPGSSSTTTGYYTRKYFDPTHLVQFASGLNLMLIRYADVLLMYAEAKNELGQLDESTWNLTIGALRERAGFDAATALQFNSGLSQEDYREIIRNERRVELAMEGLRIFDIRRWRIAEDVLNGWAHGAKFGPPSEDGGYLRVNLRSFDPSKHYLWPIPRDERNLNSNLTQNPGWN, via the coding sequence ATGACAATATTCAAAAAATATATAATTATACTCACTGCCTTCAGCGCCCTTTGCTGGACTGGATGCAAGGAGTTGGATTTGGCCCCCGAAAATACCTTTACGGATCTTACCTACTGGGATTCAGAGGCCAAAGCACAAAGTGTATTGAATACTGCGTATTCCCAGCTCTATGGAAGTAGCCGTTTTTTCTACAATGAGGGAGCATCGGATAATGCCTATAATGGTCGAGGGGATACAGAAGGAGCTGCTTCCTTGGCAGCAGGTACATACGACCCATCCTTGGGACGCCTACAAGGGGAATGGAACAGTAATTACACCGGTATAAAAACCTGCAATATTCTTCTGGAAAATATTGACAGAGTGCCGGATATGGATGAAGGAAATAAAGCCAGAATGATGGCTGAAGCACGCTTCATTAGAGCGTTTTTGCATTTTCAGTTGATGACCTGGTTTGGCGATGTACCGCTTTTGTCCAGGGATATCACTATAGAAGAAGCACAGGAAGTCATCCGCACACCAAAAGCGGAAGTGTTGGGATTTATCCTGGATGAGCTGGAGCAGATCAGCCTCACCTTACCTACCCGACAGGATCTTCCGGATTCTGAAAGGGGTAGGATCACTGCCGGAGCGGCGATGGCACTAAAGGCTAGGGTGCATCTGTATGAAGGACAGTGGCAGGAGGTAGTTCAGGCTACTGAGAATCTGATCAATGGTAATGCTTTCGGGAGTTATGGCTTATTTCCGTCCTATGAGGGGCTTTTCTTACCAGAAAATGAATACAGTCAGGAAGATATTCTAAGTCTACAGTATGTGCCTCAGTTTCGGACTTGGGGTCAGTTTTTTGACATGGCTCCTTTATCCGCGGGGGCTAGACTCAATGCCTTGGCGCCAACTCAGGAGTTGGTCGATAGCTATATGACAAGCGAGGGGCTGGCTATTGGTCACCCTGATTCAGGATATGATGAGGAAAATCCCTATGTAAATAGAGATCCGCGCCTAACCGCCACGGTAGTATATCATGAGTATGAATGGGAAGAGAATGGTACCACCCGGACTATCTACATTAAGCCTGGCACAGATCCGGATTCTTCGGCACCGGATGAATATGTACCGGGATCATCCAGCACTACTACGGGCTATTACACCCGGAAATATTTTGATCCGACCCACCTGGTTCAGTTTGCATCGGGACTCAATCTGATGCTGATCCGCTATGCCGATGTATTATTGATGTATGCTGAAGCTAAAAATGAATTGGGACAGCTCGATGAAAGCACCTGGAATCTTACCATTGGAGCACTGAGAGAACGTGCAGGGTTTGACGCAGCAACAGCTTTGCAATTCAATTCCGGTCTTTCCCAGGAGGATTACCGGGAAATTATCCGAAACGAGCGTAGAGTAGAGCTGGCTATGGAAGGTCTTAGGATATTCGATATCAGAAGATGGAGAATAGCTGAAGATGTACTGAATGGCTGGGCTCATGGAGCCAAATTCGGGCCTCCCTCCGAAGACGGAGGCTATTTGCGTGTTAACCTACGGTCTTTTGACCCCTCCAAGCATTACTTATGGCCAATCCCGCGGGACGAGCGAAACCTCAATTCAAATTTGACCCAAAATCCAGGTTGGAATTAA